Proteins co-encoded in one Dreissena polymorpha isolate Duluth1 chromosome 12, UMN_Dpol_1.0, whole genome shotgun sequence genomic window:
- the LOC127852555 gene encoding uncharacterized protein LOC127852555, with the protein MTQPCAKTRIVILGSKFVGKTTIADWFAQKQRATELQSTKSHQHVLKTPDIIVTEVTKLSALTNMNIRRADALVLVYAVNDSDSFENMCFMRDTIVNIHSSDFPIVVVGNKKDILERKVHPVVADCLVTIDWEHPHVEVSAKNGDDELKAIFDKLFLHLALTRKSLQTGTFGCQQTMTIRRKTMS; encoded by the coding sequence ATGACGCAGCCGTGCGCAAAGACGCGTATCGTTATCCTAGGCTCGAAATTCGTCGGCAAGACTACGATTGCCGACTGGTTCGCACAGAAGCAAAGGGCGACTGAGCTGCAGTCGACGAAAAGTCACCAACATGTTCTTAAGACGCCAGACATAATCGTTACCGAAGTCACGAAGCTTTCGGCGCTCACCAATATGAACATCCGGCGCGCCGACGCGTTAGTCCTCGTCTACGCCGTCAACGATTCAGACTCTTTCGAGAACATGTGCTTTATGCGCGACACAATAGTAAATATACACTCCTCCGACTTCCCGATTGTCGTCGTCGGCAATAAGAAGGACATCTTGGAGCGAAAAGTGCACCCGGTCGTCGCCGACTGCTTGGTCACCATAGATTGGGAGCACCCTCACGTTGAGGTTTCAGCGAAGAACGGCGACGACGAACTGAAAGCCATATTCGACAAGCTGTTTCTACATCTGGCTCTCACCAGGAAGTCTCTCCAGACGGGAACTTTCGGGTGTCAACAAACAATGACCATAAGGCGGAAAACCATGAGTTAG